A stretch of the Actinomyces qiguomingii genome encodes the following:
- a CDS encoding ABC transporter ATP-binding protein codes for MTNTLGKTTDSPPPKRSGALLDATGLGFRYGRGGWIFRGVDLRVETGQVLAVLGPNARGKTTLVTCLAGLRGPTEGEVTRRAVVGYVPQSHGAAAAFSVLNMVLMGRARFIRAYSSPGRADHEAALAAMDRVGISHLRDRNYQALSGGERQLVLIARALATGCRVLVLDEPASALDLRNQARVLGVLHALAKDGMAVVMTSHHPEHALRIADLTLLIVDATDIRIDATAKLLTGTTLSSLYGLPVTTPEVNVGGLPQRVVVADYGIRRPPAAQTSAANTRHSK; via the coding sequence GTGACTAATACGCTCGGCAAAACAACCGATTCACCCCCTCCCAAGCGCTCAGGGGCGTTGCTGGACGCCACCGGCCTCGGCTTCCGCTACGGGCGCGGCGGATGGATCTTCCGCGGCGTGGATCTGCGAGTGGAGACGGGACAGGTGCTGGCGGTGCTGGGCCCCAATGCCCGCGGTAAGACCACGCTGGTCACTTGTCTGGCCGGGCTGCGCGGACCCACCGAGGGTGAGGTGACCCGGCGTGCGGTTGTCGGCTATGTTCCACAGTCCCACGGCGCTGCCGCAGCCTTCTCCGTGCTCAATATGGTGCTGATGGGGCGGGCCCGATTCATACGCGCCTACTCCAGCCCGGGCCGCGCCGACCACGAGGCCGCGCTAGCGGCAATGGACCGAGTCGGTATCAGTCACCTGCGCGACCGCAACTACCAGGCGCTTTCCGGCGGTGAACGTCAACTAGTGCTCATTGCCCGGGCACTGGCCACCGGTTGCCGCGTCCTAGTACTGGACGAGCCCGCCTCCGCATTGGACCTGCGTAACCAGGCCCGTGTGCTGGGCGTTCTGCATGCCCTGGCGAAGGACGGCATGGCCGTGGTGATGACCAGTCACCACCCGGAGCACGCCCTGCGGATCGCCGACCTAACGCTGCTGATCGTGGATGCCACGGACATTCGCATAGACGCCACCGCCAAGCTGCTGACCGGCACCACCCTGTCCTCCTTGTACGGCCTGCCGGTTACTACCCCCGAGGTGAACGTCGGCGGCCTGCCGCAGCGCGTCGTCGTTGCGGACTACGGCATCCGCAGACCTCCCGCCGCGCAGACCTCTGCCGCCAACACCCGCCATTCCAAGTAG
- a CDS encoding FecCD family ABC transporter permease gives MSSSPADASRGQPWRNRPWLTVGMIGMVSAAVCLLALAAGRFSIPVVEVARMLLARVFPLERTWYAQEASIVFEVRLPRVILSFLVGAALATSGAVLQSVFRNPLVSPQVLGVSAGASFGGVLSMVAGLGSSWLVGGAFLFGLGALGCVVAFSRIVSSAPLLMIVLGGVVISALFSALTSLLTYIADPYRDLPAITFWLLGSLATAGWGGVLTALPPILVGAVTVLLLRWRLNILSLGDDDARALGVPPAPYRNAALLAVALLTAAAISVSGVIGWVGLLVPHLARLLVGADNRVLLPASFLLGGGYLTAVDTLARSIASVEVPLGILTAIIGAPFFVVLLARFRRRVWLSD, from the coding sequence ATGAGCAGTTCTCCCGCTGACGCCTCCCGCGGACAGCCCTGGCGCAACAGACCGTGGCTGACCGTAGGCATGATCGGGATGGTCTCGGCAGCCGTGTGCCTGCTGGCGCTGGCGGCGGGCCGCTTCAGCATCCCGGTGGTGGAGGTGGCCCGCATGCTGCTTGCCCGCGTGTTTCCGCTGGAGCGCACCTGGTACGCCCAAGAGGCGAGCATCGTCTTCGAAGTGAGATTACCGCGGGTGATCCTGTCATTCCTGGTCGGTGCAGCCCTGGCGACCTCGGGAGCCGTGCTGCAATCGGTGTTCCGCAACCCCCTGGTCAGCCCGCAGGTGCTCGGCGTTTCCGCCGGAGCGTCCTTCGGCGGAGTGTTGAGCATGGTGGCCGGACTGGGCTCGTCCTGGCTGGTGGGCGGCGCCTTCCTGTTCGGGCTTGGGGCGCTCGGCTGCGTGGTGGCCTTCAGCCGCATCGTCTCCAGCGCGCCGCTGCTGATGATCGTATTGGGCGGTGTGGTCATCAGCGCCCTGTTCAGCGCACTGACCTCCCTGCTCACCTATATTGCCGACCCATACCGGGATCTTCCCGCGATCACCTTCTGGCTGCTCGGCTCCCTGGCAACGGCCGGCTGGGGCGGCGTGTTAACGGCACTTCCGCCAATACTGGTGGGCGCCGTCACGGTCCTGCTGTTGCGCTGGCGACTCAACATCCTGTCTCTGGGCGACGACGACGCCCGTGCGTTGGGCGTGCCGCCCGCCCCCTACCGCAATGCGGCGCTACTGGCAGTGGCGCTGCTGACGGCCGCCGCCATCTCCGTATCCGGAGTCATCGGCTGGGTAGGGTTGCTCGTTCCCCACCTGGCCCGTCTGCTGGTGGGAGCCGACAACCGCGTGTTGCTCCCCGCCTCCTTCCTGCTGGGCGGCGGCTACCTCACGGCGGTGGACACGCTTGCCCGCTCCATCGCCTCGGTTGAGGTGCCGCTGGGCATTCTCACCGCGATCATCGGCGCCCCATTCTTCGTGGTCCTACTGGCGCGATTCAGAAGGCGGGTGTGGCTCAGTGACTAA
- a CDS encoding ABC transporter substrate-binding protein produces MRAHSCPRRTVLRAAAGITTALPAILAVGACSSRSGQDVAENSATLTEPIVITDQRDKTHTFTRPITSIVTTVIPSPSILTAIDQSYDRIDGVNESTVKRDRGSVFETMFPQAVSNDTVANSDFIPNVEEITRINPDVVIQWADQGDSATYIDPIEAAGYPVIGLRYGTQEYLEQWIQIFATLLQRQERGQQILRRMHQTIASLKAFAAEQNASPTVLFLRSAGDSGYNAGMSSTRGYMNTWMTLCGATNIGADVDYSTSNATSVEQLLAWDPQIIFVSSMTALTPADLYADSALSELQAVRNHRVYAVPSGGFWWDPPSAESHLMMMWAAQIAYPDTAAFDLREQLRDNYDFLYGYSLSEDEIDQILRFDDNTEAQGYEQFSR; encoded by the coding sequence ATGCGCGCCCATTCCTGTCCTCGGCGCACCGTCCTTCGGGCAGCCGCCGGCATCACCACGGCACTGCCCGCCATCCTCGCCGTCGGGGCCTGTTCCTCCCGCTCCGGCCAGGACGTGGCCGAGAACAGCGCCACGCTAACCGAACCGATCGTTATCACCGATCAGCGCGACAAGACCCACACCTTCACCCGACCGATCACAAGCATCGTCACCACGGTGATCCCCTCCCCATCGATCCTCACCGCGATCGACCAGAGCTACGACCGCATAGACGGCGTCAACGAGTCCACCGTCAAGCGCGACCGGGGCTCGGTGTTCGAGACGATGTTCCCTCAGGCCGTCTCGAACGACACCGTCGCCAACTCCGACTTCATCCCCAACGTCGAGGAGATCACCCGCATCAACCCCGACGTGGTCATCCAGTGGGCCGATCAGGGGGACTCCGCCACCTATATCGACCCCATTGAGGCCGCAGGTTACCCGGTGATCGGCCTGCGCTACGGCACCCAGGAGTATCTGGAACAGTGGATCCAGATATTCGCGACCCTGCTGCAACGCCAGGAGCGCGGCCAGCAGATCCTCCGGCGCATGCACCAGACCATCGCCTCCTTGAAAGCCTTCGCCGCCGAACAGAACGCCTCCCCCACGGTGCTATTCCTGCGCTCGGCCGGCGACTCCGGCTATAACGCCGGCATGAGCTCCACCCGCGGGTACATGAACACCTGGATGACACTATGCGGGGCCACGAATATCGGCGCCGACGTCGACTACTCGACCTCCAACGCCACCAGCGTGGAGCAACTGCTGGCGTGGGATCCGCAGATCATCTTCGTCTCCTCCATGACGGCCCTGACGCCCGCAGATCTATATGCCGACTCCGCCCTGTCGGAGTTGCAAGCCGTGAGGAATCACAGGGTTTACGCGGTTCCATCCGGCGGTTTCTGGTGGGATCCGCCCAGCGCCGAATCGCATCTGATGATGATGTGGGCAGCCCAGATCGCCTACCCGGACACCGCCGCCTTTGACCTGCGTGAGCAGCTGCGGGACAACTACGACTTCCTGTACGGCTACTCGCTTTCGGAGGACGAGATCGACCAGATCCTGCGGTTCGATGACAACACCGAGGCGCAGGGCTATGAGCAGTTCTCCCGCTGA
- a CDS encoding ANTAR domain-containing response regulator, which translates to MSNESTSSRTRRVLVAEDETLIRLDIVETLNDAGYEVVAEAADGEEAIRLAGEHEPDLCVMDVKMPVLDGITAAERIIEAHGCAVVMLTAFSQTELVERAGAAGAMAYVVKPFTPADLIPAIEVAMSRHEEIRSLESEISDLQERFETRKRVDRAKGLLMERMGLSEPEAFRWLQKTSMNRRLTMREVADAVIEQVGGAKKES; encoded by the coding sequence GTGAGCAACGAGTCGACTTCCTCCCGAACCCGCAGAGTCCTTGTCGCCGAGGACGAGACCCTCATCCGCCTGGACATCGTCGAGACGCTGAACGATGCCGGCTACGAGGTGGTCGCCGAGGCCGCCGACGGGGAGGAGGCGATCCGCCTTGCCGGCGAGCACGAGCCGGACCTGTGTGTCATGGACGTGAAGATGCCCGTGTTGGACGGCATTACCGCGGCTGAACGCATTATCGAAGCGCACGGCTGCGCCGTGGTGATGCTGACGGCCTTCTCGCAAACCGAACTGGTGGAGCGCGCCGGTGCCGCAGGGGCCATGGCCTACGTGGTCAAGCCCTTCACCCCGGCAGACCTGATCCCCGCTATCGAGGTGGCCATGTCCCGCCATGAGGAGATTCGCTCCCTGGAGTCGGAGATCTCCGACCTGCAGGAGCGCTTCGAAACCCGCAAGCGTGTTGACCGCGCCAAAGGCCTGCTGATGGAGCGGATGGGGCTTAGTGAGCCCGAAGCCTTCCGCTGGTTGCAGAAGACCTCCATGAACCGCCGCCTGACCATGCGTGAGGTGGCCGACGCCGTCATCGAACAGGTCGGCGGGGCCAAGAAGGAGTCTTGA
- a CDS encoding PaaI family thioesterase, with the protein MSDKDPVSRNADVPVAFPAKSARPFPVPRPAGSAVSATSALGTSGLASTEGDTLMATLRMELQDRSAERTVVRMPVDGARQVTGTLHGGASAALVETAASVAAREGGPAGTVPVGAELQVSHLRPARRGWVTAVATPLHRGGRSAVYQVEISDEDGNVVAHGSLRCLYVEVDGS; encoded by the coding sequence ATGAGCGACAAGGACCCCGTATCCCGCAATGCAGATGTGCCCGTGGCCTTCCCGGCCAAGTCGGCCCGCCCTTTCCCGGTGCCGCGGCCCGCCGGCTCCGCAGTATCAGCCACCAGCGCCCTGGGAACCTCCGGATTGGCGAGCACCGAGGGCGATACGCTGATGGCGACACTGCGCATGGAGCTGCAAGACCGTTCTGCCGAACGCACGGTAGTGCGCATGCCTGTGGACGGGGCCCGGCAGGTGACGGGGACGCTACACGGCGGTGCCAGTGCGGCACTGGTGGAGACGGCTGCGTCCGTGGCGGCGCGGGAGGGCGGTCCTGCTGGCACGGTCCCGGTCGGTGCCGAACTCCAGGTAAGTCATCTCAGGCCAGCCCGGCGCGGCTGGGTCACAGCCGTGGCCACACCCCTGCACCGGGGCGGTCGCAGCGCCGTCTACCAGGTGGAGATCAGCGACGAGGACGGAAACGTCGTTGCCCACGGCAGCTTGCGCTGCCTGTATGTCGAGGTCGACGGGTCCTGA
- the polA gene encoding DNA polymerase I: MAFRAFYALPAENFTTSTGQSTNAVYGFVSMFLSLLEQERPTHVAVAFDLPGGTFRTQEYADYKSTREETPPAFVGQVELLQEVLGAMRVPAITSSGYEADDILATVASQAQRAGMEVLICSGDRDSFQTVTENCTVLYPIKGVSTLRRMTPAEVEDRYGVSPERYPHLAALVGETSDNLPGVPGVGPKTAAKWIRLYDGLDGIIAHADQIKGKAGQSLRDHLDDVLRNRRLNHLLTDLDLGLDPVVDLKLSGADREELARIMDALEFRTLKRRSERILPFADGTVAAQATAADSPADGLETVAIAVVGYDVDPGGVATWLEARLPRREQVPLGLDVGGVLRPGQGDATMIALSDGEAALVADLSLLDPADEQALSALLADADRPKIVADAKGSWHALRARGIHLDGVVADPSLAGYLCRPEQRSYDVASLAQRWLGVDLEALATPQSDQAQSSFDLESLVDDAPAATALAAAHRATVLLPLQRALEEQMRQRGVLDLYLDLEMPVSATLTQMEDAGIAVNDRVLAARQTELDARVTHAAEGAFAAAGHELNLSSPKQLQTVLFDELKMPKTRRTKTGYTTDADALASLYIKTSHPFLEHLLEHRDAIKLRQTVEGLRKAIMPDGRVHTTFQQTIAATGRLSSTEPNLQNIPARTQEGMRIREAFTVGDGYECLLTADYSQIEMRIMAHLSADEALIEAFRSGEDLHRYVAAMVNGIDVAEVTSEQRSHVKAMSYGLAYGLSTFGLARQLGVETADAAALREAYFARFGRVREYLEHVVEQARRDGWTQTMFGRRRYLPDLNSDNRQRREMAERAALNAPIQGSAADIVKQAMVDVAEALAAADLRSRILLQIHDELLLEVAPGEVDAVEELVRAQMSGAAELSVPLEVSVGRGSTWRDAAH; this comes from the coding sequence ATGGCGTTCCGCGCCTTTTACGCGCTGCCCGCTGAGAACTTCACCACCAGCACCGGGCAGTCCACCAACGCGGTTTACGGCTTCGTGTCCATGTTCCTGTCCCTGCTGGAGCAGGAGCGCCCCACGCATGTGGCCGTCGCCTTCGATCTGCCCGGCGGCACCTTCCGCACGCAGGAGTACGCCGACTACAAGAGCACCCGCGAGGAGACGCCGCCGGCCTTCGTCGGTCAGGTGGAACTGCTCCAAGAGGTGCTGGGGGCCATGAGAGTTCCTGCCATAACCTCATCGGGCTACGAGGCGGACGACATTCTGGCCACTGTCGCCTCTCAGGCTCAGCGCGCGGGCATGGAGGTGCTCATATGCTCCGGGGACCGCGACTCCTTTCAGACAGTGACCGAGAACTGCACTGTGCTCTACCCCATCAAGGGCGTGTCCACCCTGCGGCGCATGACCCCGGCGGAGGTCGAGGACCGCTACGGCGTGTCTCCCGAGCGTTACCCGCATCTGGCTGCGCTGGTGGGTGAGACCTCGGATAATCTGCCAGGCGTGCCTGGGGTTGGCCCCAAAACCGCTGCCAAGTGGATCCGCCTGTACGACGGGCTTGACGGCATCATCGCCCACGCCGACCAGATCAAGGGCAAGGCCGGCCAGTCCTTGCGCGACCACCTCGACGACGTGCTGCGCAACCGCCGCCTGAACCACCTGCTCACCGACCTGGATCTGGGACTCGATCCCGTCGTCGACCTGAAGCTGAGCGGCGCCGACCGGGAGGAACTCGCCCGCATCATGGACGCCCTGGAGTTCCGCACCCTCAAGCGGCGCTCCGAACGCATCCTGCCCTTCGCCGATGGGACCGTCGCGGCCCAGGCGACTGCCGCGGATTCGCCCGCGGACGGACTGGAGACCGTAGCCATTGCCGTGGTGGGATACGACGTCGATCCCGGTGGCGTGGCCACCTGGCTCGAGGCCAGGCTGCCCCGGCGCGAGCAGGTCCCGCTCGGACTCGACGTCGGCGGGGTTCTGCGCCCTGGTCAGGGGGATGCGACCATGATCGCGCTGTCCGACGGCGAGGCGGCGCTGGTGGCCGACCTGTCGCTGCTCGACCCGGCCGACGAACAGGCGCTGTCCGCCCTGCTGGCCGACGCCGACCGGCCCAAGATCGTCGCTGACGCCAAGGGGTCCTGGCATGCCCTGCGTGCCCGCGGAATCCACCTGGACGGGGTGGTGGCCGACCCGTCGCTGGCCGGGTACCTGTGCCGTCCCGAGCAGCGCTCATACGACGTCGCCTCACTGGCGCAGCGGTGGCTCGGCGTCGACCTGGAGGCGCTTGCCACACCACAGAGCGACCAGGCGCAAAGTTCCTTCGACCTGGAATCCCTCGTCGACGACGCCCCCGCGGCTACCGCGCTCGCCGCTGCCCACCGGGCGACTGTGCTACTGCCCTTGCAACGGGCTCTGGAGGAGCAGATGCGCCAGCGCGGAGTCCTGGACCTGTACCTGGACCTGGAGATGCCGGTGTCGGCGACGCTGACGCAGATGGAGGACGCCGGCATCGCGGTCAACGACCGTGTCCTGGCAGCGCGGCAGACCGAGTTGGACGCGCGCGTGACTCACGCCGCCGAGGGTGCCTTCGCCGCCGCCGGGCACGAGCTCAACCTGTCAAGCCCCAAGCAACTGCAGACGGTGCTCTTCGACGAGCTGAAGATGCCCAAGACCCGCCGCACAAAGACCGGCTATACCACCGACGCTGATGCGCTGGCCTCCCTGTATATCAAGACCAGTCACCCCTTCCTGGAGCACCTGCTTGAGCACCGCGACGCCATCAAACTGCGGCAGACCGTGGAGGGGCTGCGCAAGGCGATCATGCCCGACGGCCGTGTCCACACCACCTTCCAACAGACCATCGCGGCCACGGGACGACTGTCATCCACTGAACCCAACCTGCAGAACATCCCCGCCCGCACCCAGGAGGGCATGCGCATTCGCGAGGCTTTCACCGTCGGAGACGGGTACGAGTGCCTGCTGACCGCAGACTACTCCCAGATCGAAATGCGGATCATGGCGCACCTGTCCGCGGATGAGGCGCTGATCGAGGCCTTCCGCTCCGGAGAGGATCTGCACCGCTACGTCGCCGCCATGGTCAACGGCATAGATGTCGCCGAAGTCACCTCCGAACAGCGCAGTCACGTCAAGGCCATGAGTTATGGGCTGGCCTACGGACTGTCCACCTTTGGATTGGCGCGCCAGCTCGGAGTCGAAACCGCCGATGCCGCCGCCCTGCGCGAGGCCTACTTCGCCCGCTTCGGACGGGTGCGCGAGTACCTGGAACATGTGGTGGAACAGGCCCGTCGCGACGGTTGGACCCAGACCATGTTCGGGCGCCGCCGCTACCTGCCCGATCTGAACAGCGACAACCGCCAGCGCCGGGAAATGGCCGAGCGCGCCGCCCTGAACGCCCCCATCCAGGGAAGCGCCGCCGACATCGTCAAACAGGCGATGGTCGATGTCGCCGAGGCGCTTGCCGCCGCGGATCTGCGTTCGCGCATCCTGCTGCAGATTCATGACGAACTGCTGCTGGAGGTTGCCCCGGGGGAAGTCGATGCCGTAGAGGAACTGGTGCGTGCGCAAATGAGCGGGGCGGCGGAGTTGTCGGTGCCGCTGGAGGTGTCCGTCGGTCGCGGATCCACCTGGCGCGACGCCGCCCACTGA
- the rpsA gene encoding 30S ribosomal protein S1, with protein sequence MTTTTPSPAPVAVNDIGSTEEILAAVDETIKYFDDGDIVEGTVVKVDRDEVLLDIGYKTEGVILARELSIKHDVDPEEIVSVGDEIEALVLQKEDKEGRLLLSKKRAQYERAWGTIERIKEEDGVVSGTVIEVVKGGLILDVGLRGFLPASLVEMRRVRDLQPYVGRELEAKIIELDKNRNNVVLSRRAWLEQTQSEVRTNFLQTLQKGQVRTGVVSSIVNFGAFVDLGGVDGLVHVSELSWKHIDHPSEVVEVGQEVTVEVLDVDFDRERVSLSLKATQEDPWQAFARTHAIGQVVPGKVTKLVPFGAFVRVEDGIEGLVHISELAQRHVELPEQVVKVGDEVFVKVIDIDLDRRRISLSLKQANDGVDPNSDDFDPSLYGMAAEYDENGNYKYPEGFDPETNEWLEGYEAQREAWEAEYAAAQARWEAHKAQVARALEEDQEEGEAAPAETATSFSTAQSEATGTLASDEALAALREKLTGN encoded by the coding sequence ATGACCACCACTACGCCCAGCCCCGCCCCGGTCGCCGTCAACGACATCGGCTCGACCGAGGAGATCCTCGCCGCCGTCGACGAGACCATCAAGTACTTCGACGACGGCGACATCGTCGAGGGCACCGTTGTCAAGGTCGACCGCGATGAGGTCCTCCTCGACATCGGCTACAAGACCGAGGGCGTCATCCTCGCTCGCGAACTGTCGATCAAGCACGATGTCGACCCCGAGGAGATCGTCTCCGTCGGTGACGAAATCGAGGCCCTAGTCCTTCAGAAGGAGGACAAGGAGGGCCGTCTGCTGCTGAGCAAGAAGCGCGCCCAGTACGAGCGCGCCTGGGGCACCATCGAACGCATCAAGGAGGAGGACGGCGTCGTCTCCGGCACCGTCATCGAGGTTGTCAAGGGCGGCCTGATCCTCGACGTCGGCCTGCGCGGCTTCCTGCCCGCCTCGCTGGTGGAGATGCGCCGGGTGCGCGACCTGCAGCCCTACGTCGGCCGTGAGCTCGAGGCCAAGATCATCGAACTGGACAAGAACCGCAACAACGTGGTCCTCTCCCGTCGCGCCTGGCTCGAGCAGACCCAGTCCGAGGTTCGCACCAACTTCCTGCAAACCCTGCAGAAGGGCCAGGTCCGCACGGGCGTGGTCTCTTCCATCGTCAACTTCGGTGCCTTCGTGGACCTGGGTGGTGTGGACGGCCTGGTCCACGTCTCCGAGCTGTCCTGGAAGCACATCGATCACCCCTCCGAGGTCGTCGAGGTCGGCCAGGAGGTCACCGTCGAGGTGCTCGACGTCGACTTCGACCGCGAGCGCGTCTCCCTGTCGCTTAAGGCGACGCAGGAGGATCCGTGGCAGGCCTTCGCCCGCACTCACGCCATCGGTCAGGTTGTGCCCGGCAAGGTCACTAAGCTGGTCCCCTTCGGCGCGTTCGTGCGTGTGGAGGACGGCATCGAGGGCCTGGTGCACATCTCCGAGCTGGCCCAGCGTCACGTGGAGCTGCCCGAGCAGGTCGTCAAGGTTGGTGACGAGGTCTTCGTCAAGGTTATCGACATCGACCTGGACCGCCGCCGTATCTCCCTGTCGCTTAAGCAGGCCAACGACGGTGTGGACCCCAACTCTGACGACTTCGACCCGTCGCTGTACGGCATGGCCGCGGAGTACGACGAGAACGGCAACTACAAGTACCCCGAGGGCTTCGACCCGGAGACCAACGAGTGGCTGGAGGGCTACGAGGCCCAGCGGGAGGCCTGGGAGGCCGAGTACGCGGCCGCACAGGCACGCTGGGAGGCCCACAAGGCTCAGGTCGCCCGCGCCCTGGAGGAGGACCAGGAGGAGGGCGAGGCCGCCCCGGCCGAGACCGCCACATCCTTCTCCACCGCGCAGTCCGAGGCCACCGGCACTCTCGCCTCCGATGAGGCGCTCGCCGCGCTGCGCGAGAAGCTGACCGGCAACTGA
- a CDS encoding DMT family transporter: MSWLILVGSGLFEAVWATALSRSEGFTRLMPTVVFLLACLTSMTGLAYALREIPVGTGYAVWTAVGAATTAVWAMSTGAEPVSLVRVLLLTGLIACVAGLKLTEG; encoded by the coding sequence ATGTCCTGGCTGATATTGGTCGGCTCCGGCCTTTTCGAGGCTGTCTGGGCCACCGCACTGAGCCGGTCCGAGGGATTCACACGGTTGATGCCCACGGTTGTGTTCCTACTGGCCTGCCTGACCTCGATGACTGGGCTGGCCTATGCGCTGCGGGAGATTCCTGTTGGCACGGGATACGCGGTTTGGACCGCGGTGGGGGCGGCCACAACCGCAGTATGGGCGATGTCCACTGGCGCCGAGCCGGTGTCCCTGGTGCGGGTGCTGCTGCTAACGGGGCTGATCGCGTGCGTGGCCGGGTTGAAGCTGACCGAGGGGTGA
- the coaE gene encoding dephospho-CoA kinase, translating into MGLTGGIGAGKSEVARLLAARGAEVVSADAIAREVVAPGSEGLTAVVAEFGERVLGADGALDRSALGRIVFADPLRRARLEEIILPLVAAEAWARLEAAPVDAVAVYDVPLLVEGQMEGMFDVVVVVEAELETRLARLERRGLEREQALARIASQVTDAERRAVADVVLTNSGSLEELARSVEELWQRLSAM; encoded by the coding sequence GTGGGGCTGACCGGCGGTATCGGCGCCGGCAAGTCGGAAGTCGCCCGCCTGCTGGCGGCCCGCGGAGCGGAGGTCGTGTCCGCCGACGCCATTGCCCGTGAGGTGGTGGCCCCCGGCAGCGAGGGCCTCACGGCGGTTGTCGCCGAGTTCGGGGAACGGGTCCTGGGGGCGGACGGAGCCCTGGATCGGTCCGCACTCGGCCGCATTGTCTTCGCCGATCCGCTGCGCCGCGCCCGCCTGGAGGAGATCATCCTGCCGCTTGTGGCCGCGGAGGCCTGGGCGCGCCTGGAGGCTGCGCCGGTGGACGCGGTGGCGGTCTATGACGTCCCTCTGCTCGTGGAGGGGCAGATGGAGGGCATGTTCGACGTCGTCGTGGTGGTGGAGGCGGAGTTGGAGACCCGGTTGGCGCGTCTGGAGCGCCGCGGCCTGGAGCGGGAACAAGCCCTGGCGCGCATCGCCTCCCAGGTCACCGACGCCGAGCGGCGCGCCGTCGCCGACGTCGTGCTGACGAACTCCGGATCCTTGGAGGAGTTGGCGCGCTCCGTTGAGGAGCTCTGGCAGCGGCTTTCCGCCATGTAG